The genomic region GTAATTGCCATAGTATATGTGCTTCAACCTGTAAAGTGTCATGTAACTATTGACTTTGTTAGTTGAATTATTCATAGGTAACCAATTATTTCATCGGTTGGTCTCTCTTATGACGATCACAAATTGTAACGATCTCAAATATAACCACTTTAACATAAAAAGTAACCACTCATAAAATATTACCTACGATATTAAATAATGGTCATATTTTTTATTAAATGGTCACGTTTAGGTTTGTCACAATTtatgccgaaaaaaaaaaaacatgtcacATATGAGAATTTGCATTATTTCATTTTATTCCAATGGACCACTCATTTATTTGATTTTCCTTTAACCTACAAGATTTAAGGAAAAAAAATCTTACTCAAAACAAGAATATAAATTGAGctaacaataggtcttggtattgacgggtggggcgaacagacgggtaaatacctctaataaaatgggtaggggggacaaggtggggcacccccatgtgctttccactttatggtaaatggatattttgtgagggaaagtggtatccgtctatacgtatagacggatagtgttcgtctataatgagaatttgtgttgagctaaataaaatattaataaaaaccaaTATCTTATTTGAACTTTGTTTTTCATTACTGTGAGAATTTGACTAGCGATTAGATTTGCTCCATAACTTAACCTGGTTAAAAATAGTAAAATTTTTGGTTTCACCTTTACTTATCTTATAAAAAAAAGAATTTGTTGTTACGTCACCTTATATACTGTGTACATTAGCGAATATGTATATAATAATTTATTTTGTATTCATGATTCTAACTTCTAAGCTTTAAGCTCAGGTTTCAAATACGATTCTTCATTTATTTCTAATGACTCTTAAGTCTTGACAATATACGTATTTGTATTTTTTAAGACTATGTTGTAACATCTTAAATTTTTGGGATTAGATGTTATCAATTCGTTGTTATTCATGTAAAAGCATGGCTTTCTAATAACCTTGAAGCCATAATACAAAGCTAAAATTTACCGTCTTTTATATCAACAAATTAAGTTAAAGCAACTCGTAGAAAAACTAAAAGTACTTACTTATTCACTCATTAGAATTTTATCTATTTTCTATCATGCCAAAATTACATATTTACTCCTCCCATATTCATAAGCTAAATATAACAAaccttataatttttttttttttaatcttatcCCTCAATTCTGAAAACGTTTTTAAATCCGTTACTAGACGAGTCTACCTTGTAGCTTGACTTGGCAAATAAGTCAAATGAGTCATGTGCGATGAGTTTAGTTTAGGTTGGGGTCATTTAGGTTTGCAATCATTTGAGTCAGAACGTACCATTTTCAATTCAAATGTCTTGCTATATACTTCAACCATTCTAATTAATTCTATACATTTGCTTTATACACGTATATCAAtgctcgtttttttttgtttatattttttgttacatattactaaaaattataaaaatttgatattcataaTCTATTAGAAGTTATATCGGAGATTCTCCTTACACATAAATAGTGTTCAAAAAGTAAATGTATAAAATTCATTGGAATAGAAGAAGTACCAAgttatttaagaataatgatcCATATACGATAATAAAAAAAGTAAGATCAAATCAATTCAACTCACGGATACAAGTTGCTTATTGATCGGATACGAGTCGGGTTATAACTTATACTTGTAGGACCCAAGTTTATCAATATTGCATGATAGGCTAGTACTCTAGTAGACGAAGACTAGGGACAGACATACAGACAGCCCAATCCCGTGCTACAAGAGAGAGAAAATCATGCTTGACTAAACTTCTCTATTGTTTCCAatattttattcattattatattaatatagtAATCAAGTATTTTTCCATATTTAAATACAACaacaaattataaataattaataaaaaaaagaaaTCCGAAATTCAAACGCCGCCTATAAAAAAAACCGCCGGTTTCTTCTCTCATTCTCTCTCCTCCATTTTCTAGAGAGAGAAAGCTTCGAAACCCTAGCTATGGCGGACCTCATTCCTCAATAACCAATCATTCAATCAATCGACACCTCCATTGATTTCTTCGATTCGTTATTCCTTCAATTGTAACATTATTGCTCGTCATTTCGATCGAAGCAAACCAATGTCAGAGGAGTTTCGCACAATTTTATTTTCGGCTAGGGTTTCGACGTCGTTGCGATCGCAAATCTCTCGCGATCCTACTTAAATATTCTGCATTTTATTATAATCGTCTATTTTGTTATTAATTGTTTATCATTGACATTTTGCGAGAAATTGGGGATTTTTTTGGGAGAAATGGAGAGGGTAAGGAGGTGCGTAAGAACGGTCTTCTTCATGGTAGCGATGTTTGCGTCGTTGTTGGTGCAATGTTTGCCGGTTTTGGTAGCGATTGGAGATGTGTTGGTGCCATGCATGTTGATATCAAGCTTTACTTGTGTTAAATGTTATGGAATTAAAGAGTTATTAGTTCGTCGTTATTCTTTCAAGAGCTCTTTGATTGATATTCCGATTGTGTCCGTTGTTAGATCTCTGCTCATCACCTGTATGTTCTTcaatttcattacttttactacCTCGTGTTTTATTCGGTTCGATTTCGGATTTTGTGtgtgaagttttttttttttttttttttttgaaaattctaTGATTTGGTAATCGTGTTTCGACTATTGACAAATTTGGATGGTTTGTGTGTTTCATTCTGTGTATGTATAATGTATGTATGTTTTGAAAAGACGTTGATTGATGGACGGTAATGGTTTGAGAGGTATTGGATATAATGTGCTTTACCCTGAAGTTGTTGAGTTTGTTTGGTAGCTAATATTAGCTGTTAGTCTTCGGTAAGGCAGTTTACACAAATATTGCGTAAAACGGATCCAACCACCAAGAAATCAGGTACCATTTTAGTGGAAAGTAATTGTCAAACTTACCCGTTTTACAATGTACTTGTGTAATTAGTGACCCTTGGtgaggattttttttttgttttcgtgGTGGGGGTTATGTAAGGTTGACACGGTCTATTATGATGAATTGGTGTATTGTTGTTGCTTAGTTGGGGGAGGTTCGCTTTAGTCCAAAATATGTGAGTCTTGTTGATTACCTATCATGGCTAGATCTGCTGTGGTTAACGCCAGGAATTGCTGACTTTGTATGTTTTTGCGGTTGTGGCTTTGTAAGGAAATGGTTTTGCACTGAGACTTGTATAAGGCAGTTTCACATGTTAAAGAGTGTGAGACCAATTGAAATACTTTTATGTGTCTCGTTTAATTATATGGTCAATGATGTGTGTCGCATATAAGACCGTCTCATCTACGTTTTCCTGATgtttttgtatttggttgttCCTGGTGGCAATTGAatagtgaccatggttattgaaaTCTTGGTTTACTGTAATAGTCGCATATAAGACTGTCTCATTTCTGGTAGGCAAGTTGTCTACGACCTTCTGAGAGATTATTCTGTAATGGCAGGTGTATATTCGTTCTGTGATGCTCCTGCTCTCTCTCACGGTCCATACATGGGAATCGTAACATTATGCTCCATTTCTTCGATTCTTCTTCTATCAGTGAAGGCCTGTGTTTTCTCAGTGAATTCTCAGATAGAAGCTGAGGCGTCACATTCTCTTGCAAGGCGCATTCTACATTTAAAGAAGTCTTGGGGAATGCCGGTCCTGTTTTTGTCATCTGTAGTCTTTGCTCTTGGCCATATGGTTATTGCCTACCGAACTAGCTGTAAGGCAAGGAGGAAAGTGCTATTTCATCGTGTCGACCCTGAGACAGTAGGTCTTCTACTGGTTTATTTTGTGGTTGAATTGCTTTATTTGATCTTTTATTTTCTCTTGAGGATGCAACCAACCATATTGGTCTTGTCTGCTGTTATTTTTTGTATTGCTGCTTTCTCAAACCCTGATACTTGAGTGCTATGTTCGGTTTATTTAGGGTGCTGATTTTGGCAATTTAGTAACTCTTCTATTGAACATAATCCGTGTTTGCTGTTCTTATTAACGTTTTTTATACAGTTTTATGAATTGTTCTGATATGTCCCTTTTTCCTCAATAGGTTCTGTCATGTAAGAGTTTACTTTCTGCCTATCAAAAACTCCCAAGGTCCCCCGTCCCCTCCACAGCAAAGGCAACCCCCAAAAGTGACAGTGAGGCCAGGAAAAAAGCTTATGGCTTGGCTCGTTATGAAGATACCTTGCCTGTCAGGTTACTTGCTGACATTGACAGCTTATTCACTACTTGCCAAGGTTTTGCAGTCCATTACAAGATTAGTATGCCTAGCTCTCCTCCACGTTCTCTTTCTTCTACGACCTTCGTTGAACCTGGCAGGAGTTGCAACCCTCAGCTAGGCATTGCGAGAGTCAAATTAGATAGGACGTCGAGTTGTCTGTCAAAGACCCAGAACCCCCTGCATAGAAGCTATAGCAATCAATTCCACTCTTCTTCTTTGTATGATCCATTACTGGACGGTTCTGCATGCTCAGCTATTTTTTCTGATGAAATTCCTCCTTTGAATCTTGATTCTACTGATGAGAAGGATGAAGTCAGGGATTTGAGCCCTCTAAAACTGGACTTAGATTTAGAGGCAAATGGCCAGTGTGGTATTGTCTTGGTGCATGGATTCGGAGGAGGAGTTTTCTCATGGAGGCATGTCATGGGCACGCTGGCCCGACAAGTTGGATCCCCCGTTGCAGCTTTTGATCGGCCCGGCTGGGGTTTAACTCCTAGGCAAAATAAGAAGGATTGGGAAGAAAAACAACTACCAAACCCATACAAACTTGAAACCCAGGTACCTTCTTTTGTTATTCAGAATGGATATTTACTTTATTATTATGAGGTTTTTATAACTTCATGTTTGATGACTTTCTGGTAAAGCTAATTTCTCACTTCAAACAACTGTTCTCTGAGGGATAATTTTGCGATTTTGCATGTGTACATATCATAGGCTCATAGTACAGTTCTAGAGCACCTGTTTTAGCCAATAACATTTAGGGGGCGTTTGTTTCGTGCATGGGTATGGGTTTAGAATTaggaatcatacctgggtggtatGGGGTTGGAATTTGATTCCTCATAC from Silene latifolia isolate original U9 population chromosome 3, ASM4854445v1, whole genome shotgun sequence harbors:
- the LOC141648053 gene encoding uncharacterized protein LOC141648053, whose translation is MERVRRCVRTVFFMVAMFASLLVQCLPVLVAIGDVLVPCMLISSFTCVKCYGIKELLVRRYSFKSSLIDIPIVSVVRSLLITCVYSFCDAPALSHGPYMGIVTLCSISSILLLSVKACVFSVNSQIEAEASHSLARRILHLKKSWGMPVLFLSSVVFALGHMVIAYRTSCKARRKVLFHRVDPETVLSCKSLLSAYQKLPRSPVPSTAKATPKSDSEARKKAYGLARYEDTLPVRLLADIDSLFTTCQGFAVHYKISMPSSPPRSLSSTTFVEPGRSCNPQLGIARVKLDRTSSCLSKTQNPLHRSYSNQFHSSSLYDPLLDGSACSAIFSDEIPPLNLDSTDEKDEVRDLSPLKLDLDLEANGQCGIVLVHGFGGGVFSWRHVMGTLARQVGSPVAAFDRPGWGLTPRQNKKDWEEKQLPNPYKLETQVDLLLSFCLEMGFSSVILVGHDDGGSLALRAAEKVRSSGSASNVVIKAVVLLSVDLSRDVVPSFARILLRTSLGKKHLVQPLLRTEITQVVNRRAWYDATKLTTDVLNLYKAPLCVEGWDEALHDIGKLSSETVLSPQNAGLLLKAVQDLPVLVVTGAEDALVSLRSAQTMASKFVDSRLVAISGCGHLPHEECPKALLAAMCPFINRALFNSGIQE